One Desulfobacterales bacterium DNA segment encodes these proteins:
- the rpsL gene encoding 30S ribosomal protein S12 → MPTINQLVRKGRKTVKQKVTTPALKGAPQKRGVCTRVYTSTPKKPNSALRKVARVRLTTGVEVTAYIPGIGHNLQEHSVVLVRGGRVKDLPGVRYHIVRGTLDTLGVEDRKQGRSKYGAKKPK, encoded by the coding sequence ATGCCAACGATTAACCAACTTGTTCGCAAAGGCCGTAAAACGGTCAAACAGAAAGTAACCACACCGGCGCTCAAAGGTGCGCCCCAAAAGCGCGGTGTGTGCACACGGGTATATACGTCGACTCCTAAAAAGCCGAATTCGGCCTTGCGCAAGGTCGCGCGTGTGCGATTGACGACCGGCGTTGAAGTCACCGCCTATATACCGGGGATCGGTCACAATCTACAGGAGCATTCAGTGGTTTTGGTGCGTGGCGGGCGCGTCAAAGATTTACCCGGTGTTCGTTATCATATTGTACGTGGGACCTTGGACACGCTTGGGGTTGAAGACCGCAAACAGGGCCGCTCCAAGTACGGTGCCAAAAAACCCAAGTAA
- the rpsG gene encoding 30S ribosomal protein S7, which yields MPRRREIPERATTPDSKYSSVLVAKFVNCIMRDGKKSVAESTLYNALDVIGEKTNEPPLKMFEQAVDNVRPLIEVKSRRVGGSTYQVPTEIRPSRRTALGIRWIITYARQRPEKGMANKLAAELLDAANKRGASVKKKEDTHKMAEANKAFAHFRW from the coding sequence ATGCCAAGACGTAGAGAAATTCCGGAACGCGCTACAACGCCGGATTCCAAATATAGCAGTGTTTTAGTCGCCAAGTTTGTCAATTGTATTATGCGTGATGGGAAAAAGAGCGTAGCTGAGTCAACCTTGTACAACGCGCTGGATGTCATCGGTGAAAAGACGAACGAACCTCCGCTGAAAATGTTTGAGCAAGCTGTGGATAATGTGCGACCTCTGATTGAAGTTAAGTCCCGGCGCGTGGGAGGTTCAACGTATCAGGTTCCAACCGAAATTCGTCCCTCCCGCAGAACCGCTTTGGGCATTCGATGGATTATTACTTATGCTCGCCAGCGTCCGGAGAAAGGCATGGCCAATAAGCTGGCCGCGGAGTTACTGGATGCAGCCAACAAAAGAGGCGCTTCGGTAAAGAAAAAGGAAGACACCCATAAAATGGCTGAAGCCAACAAGGCTTTTGCCCATTTCCGCTGGTAA
- the tuf gene encoding elongation factor Tu: MSKEKFERTKPHVNVGTIGHIDHGKTTLTAAITKHLGQKGLADFIPFDQIDKAPEEKERGITIATAHVEYETDNRHYAHVDCPGHADYIKNMITGAAQMDGAILVVGADDGPMPQTREHILLARQVGVPRIVVFLNKTDMVDDEELIELVELELRELLDKYEFPGDDTPIIKGSALKALESDDSDGEEAKCVFELMDAIDSYVPEPERDVDKPFLMPIEDVFSISGRGTVVTGRVERGIIHVGDDVEIVGIRPTLKTVCTGVEMFRKLLDEGRAGDNIGVLLRGTKRDEVERGQVVAIPGTITPHTKFKAEVYILSKEEGGRHTPFFSGYRPQFYFRTTDVTGILTLPEGVEMVMPGDNVAIEAELITPIAMEKELRFAVREGGRTVGAGVVSDIIE; this comes from the coding sequence ATGTCGAAGGAGAAGTTTGAGCGAACCAAGCCGCATGTAAATGTGGGGACCATCGGGCACATTGATCATGGTAAGACAACCCTGACAGCGGCGATCACCAAGCATTTGGGCCAAAAAGGCTTGGCGGATTTTATACCGTTTGATCAAATTGACAAAGCGCCTGAGGAAAAAGAGCGCGGGATTACCATTGCCACCGCGCATGTGGAGTATGAGACCGACAATCGGCATTATGCGCACGTGGATTGTCCGGGTCATGCGGACTACATTAAGAACATGATCACCGGCGCAGCGCAGATGGACGGCGCGATATTGGTGGTGGGCGCCGATGATGGTCCGATGCCCCAGACCCGTGAGCACATTTTGTTGGCGCGTCAGGTGGGTGTGCCGCGGATTGTGGTATTTTTAAACAAAACCGACATGGTCGATGATGAGGAGTTGATTGAGCTGGTGGAGTTGGAGTTGCGGGAGTTATTGGACAAGTATGAATTTCCCGGCGATGATACGCCCATTATCAAGGGTTCGGCGCTTAAGGCCTTGGAGTCCGATGATTCTGACGGTGAAGAGGCCAAGTGTGTATTTGAGTTAATGGATGCTATTGATTCGTATGTGCCGGAGCCTGAGCGCGATGTGGACAAGCCGTTTTTGATGCCGATAGAGGATGTATTTAGCATATCGGGTCGGGGTACGGTGGTCACGGGTCGAGTGGAGCGCGGTATCATCCATGTGGGCGATGATGTGGAGATTGTGGGGATCCGTCCGACGCTAAAGACGGTGTGCACGGGAGTGGAGATGTTTCGCAAGCTTTTGGATGAGGGTCGTGCGGGTGACAACATCGGTGTGTTGTTACGCGGCACCAAGCGCGATGAGGTTGAGCGCGGTCAAGTGGTGGCGATTCCGGGCACGATCACGCCGCACACCAAGTTCAAGGCTGAGGTGTATATATTAAGCAAGGAAGAAGGGGGGCGTCACACGCCGTTTTTCAGTGGCTATCGGCCGCAGTTTTATTTTCGCACCACCGATGTGACAGGGATATTGACGTTGCCTGAGGGTGTGGAGATGGTGATGCCGGGTGACAATGTAGCGATTGAGGCGGAGCTGATCACCCCGATTGCGATGGAAAAAGAGCTGCGTTTTGCGGTGCGTGAAGGCGGTCGTACCGTTGGTGCCGGTGTGGTCAGCGATATTATCGAATAA